The Methanobacterium sp. genomic interval GAGCATTTAAGTAAAAAAATGATATAATTAAACTCTTTTACCACATTTATCGCAGTTATTAAAACAGTATTTCAATTTATTTAATATATTAAGTAATTAATTACATATGCATATAAATTTTATGAATGAATCTAAACAGTTTAAAAAAAAGTTTAATGTTATTATAACTAATATGATGAGTTATTTTATAACACATCAGGGGAGTAAAATCATTAAACGTAAGTAATATCCATATTAGCGATTTATTTTACAAAAGACTTAAATATATAGATTAAAAACATAGTATGGAGAGAAGGAATTAAAATAAAGCATTTTCCATTTAATCCACAACCCCCTTTAATTCCTTTCTCTCAAATTAAAATTTATTTTTTCTAATCTAAACTTTTTCTAATTTCCTTGTTCTATAAATAATAAATGCTCCAACTGCAAAATTAGCAATTGCAATTATAATCAACTCAGTTCCTTGAACCATACCTTCTGTAAATCCGATATTAACAATTCCAGTCCCAGATAGTAATTGTATTAATGCTAAGATAAATAAGACAACTCCAACTGTATATATGGCCATAAAGCTTTTAGATAAATGAATCAATATTGCAATGAGAATAAAAATTACTCCAAATATGAAAGATGAGAAGAGGAGGTTCAAAACTCCCCATATTGCAACAAGAATGGTAAGTCTCCTGATCAGTTTTTGTTTTTTCTCATCAACCGTTTTTCCAGTTTCAAATTTAACTTTTTCATTCAAAATTTCCATCCCCGCTATGATATAAATTATTATTTTTATTAAGCATAATTTTAACGGTTCAGAAAATTAATTTAAAGGCTTTTCCCTGATTTTAGTTCCAAATTTTTTGCAACCATCATGAGTACCGCATATATGTAGAAAAAAATAAAATTTCGTGAAATGCTTATCATTCACCCTTTTAGAAAACGAACTTAAACCTGTAAACGGGCATTATATCGGTTTTTTATGATTTAGTAGGAGTCTATAAAGAATTTATAGTAATTTATGGTCTGAAATTCTCAATTTGGGTTAAGATATTTTCAAGTGTTTAAATATTCGGATCTAAATACTCTCCAATAATATTTGACTGCATTTAATCTGGTTCTTTTATATGTAAAACCTGGTCGCGAATATTTTTTATCTTTAAGGAGTATGGTGATTTTAATTGATGATTTTGTTACTTTTTGTAATGTGATTACTTGATTTTCTTCAAGAACATACTTTCCATTTCTTTTAAAGTAAAATTTTGCATATGTTTTTAAGAAATTATTATTTAATTTGCCATTTTTGTATTTGTACTGATAAGTTTTCCATTCTATCTTCATCCATCCCAGTTCCTGGTCATTTACTATTTTAGTACCGTGATCTACTTTTACCCATGCTGCTTCAGCAGTACCGACTATCATAAAACCAACGAAAACCATTAAGAGCATGGTTGCTGCTTTTAGTTTTTTATTCACTTTTTTCACATCCAATATGCCTTTTAAACTCATCATGAGATAAGGATTCAAATAAAATAAAAATAAAAGGGTATTCTGGTTTATCTTGTAATTAAGGAATTCCAGTATTTATTGTAGTAGGATAACGGGCTTTTTAAAGAATCTTTATTTATAATTAATTTTCCCCATTCTTTTACTTTTTTTCCAGAAGGATCGTAGTTTGCTACTCTAATATAACAGTATTTACCGTTTTTAGTTATATATGTAGTTACATAAAGAGTATTTCGCCAGTAAAAAAATGGATCATCATCTTTTTCTACTTTTTTATATATTACATAGAATATTGCTACATCATTAAATTTGTTTTTATAAGTTTTGTAAACTATTAATTGGTCATCCCATGGGTCGTCTTCTTTATTTTCATAGAATTTTTGTTTATTACCATTAAATAATGGTTTATATGCGTTTTTGTTTGGTTCAAATGGTTTTGGAACTGTATTTGGCAAAGCTGAAACAGCACCAGCAATTGTAAATCCAACGAAAGCCATAAATAGTAGGGTTATTGCAGTTGCTTTCTTATTCATAATTTTTCACCCCCTTTATGCTTGATTAGAAGAAAAATTCAATTAAATTAAAGAAAGAAAGTTGATGGGTTAAATTCTGATATTTTTATTTTATTTTAAGGTAATCACTTTCTAGAGCTTCTTTGCTCAAATATATTTTGAAGTTTTTAGTGTACCAGTCCATGATGCTCATTTTTTTTGATAATTTAACCGTATCAATTATGCCGAAAATTTTGGGTTGAGTATTTGTATCATATTTTATCCATAACCGTTTCAAAGAAATGCTATTCTTATTTTTCCTTTTTATCGTCAACTCTTTGTATATTAAAGGTCTCCAGTAATAACCACCAGAAGCAGATTTGCTTTGGATATAAAGTTTTGCACTTACAATCACATCTTTATTTTTATAAATTTTAGTGTGATATTCAATCATTTTAGATTCTAAGGGGTCAATTGATGGGAAATAAACGTTTCTATTTACAATTTGTGGATATGAGGTACTTACAGCAGCTGAAACGGCGCCAATATAATTTAAACCAGTAAAAACCATTATTAGTATGGTTATTGATAATATTTTTTTATTGAATTTTTTCACCTCCCAACACGCCTTTTTAAAATTCAGAGTAGATGAGATAATCAATTTTAAAAAAGAAATAAATAGTGAATCATCTATAAATATTCTTTATTTTGATACCATGCTCTGTTTTTCCAGTAAAAGTCATACGCACTAATAGAAGTTTGATAGTCTTTGACTTTTTTGATTGATTTAGGGATTCCATTAACGTAAGTAGTTGTTGTGATGTCTTGTCTAACAAATTTAGTTTTTCTTAGATTATACCAATGTTTTTTATATGCTACATTCACCAATTGTCCATTTTTTTCTTTTAAAGGTTTCCACCAATAACCTTCTTTATAATAGGGATTATTTGTCCTTTCTTTTAATGATAATTTCATGTGTATCCATACTCTACTTTTATCACCAGTTTTATAGAAATTGTTAATTTCAAATTGTTGGTCGTCCCAAGGGGTAGATGGATTATTCGGATATGTAATCGTTATCTTACTTATTGTTTTGAAATAGTTATTATTAGGTGGCGGAGGAAATTCACTAGCTGCTGATATGGCCCCTGCAATTGTAAATCCAACAAAGGCCATGAATAGTAGGGTTAGGGCTGTTATTTTTTTATTCAACTTTTTTCACCTCCAATATGCGTTTAAACTCATCATGTGGATGAGAAGTAATTGGTCGTTTTAGTAATAATTTATAAATATTATTTATTACTTATACCATATATTATTTACTGCTAAAATGACTTTATTTTTAAAAATAAAAACAAATATTGTGTTTAAGTCTTAAATAAAAGATTAAAACTAATATAACAGAAAAATAGTTCTTTAATAAAAATTTTATCTTTTTTATAATATTTTCTATCTTTATCAAAAAAATAAATTGCATGCATTCACTATTAGTTAATTACTCTTGTTAGTAAATACTAATATATCGCTGATATTTAATTTGAGTATATCATTCACATAAAAATAGTTTAAAAGAATCCAAGAAAGGAATGGAGAAATAATTAATGGTAATAACCATGATATATTCAATAATAATAATATTTTAACATGTTTAGAACTTCTTATATTTCCTGATAAATTCTGCCTTAAATAGAACTATACATTAATTTAGTTTATCCAACAATAATAAAATGAATTTAATATTTAAAAATTCAAAAATATTTTTCCTTAATCTATGAGGATAAGTTTTAATTCAAAATTAATGAATTAAAAATGATATCTGCGACATCGGAAACTTTTTTGTAATTTTTTTCATAATCATAGATTATTATGTTGTATAATACGCCTTTTTTATCTTTGAAATAGAAATATACGTACTTTAATTTTTCATTATATGTGGGATCTATCAGTGTATATATGCCTTTGAAAATTTCTATTCCATTTGGATTAATTTCTTTTGTGTGCGATACTACTTCGCCTGAAAAACTACTATTTGTAATTAAACTTTAAATTGCTTGCCGTGCATCTTCTGGATCTGTGTTTAACTCATTTTTTTGAACATAAATGAATGTAACTTCATGATTTAAAGTGATTACATGAATCCAACCTTCAAACATTATTTCATGAGAAGTACCATTTTGAAAACTTCCAGGGTACTTAAACGTTATAGATCCATCAGAAAAACTTTTCTGAGAGCTTGTATTTAGATAGATGAATCCGGATATTCCAATTATAATTAAGGCTACAATTAAAACTAATAGCGGTATTTTCTTCAAAACATTCAACTCTTTTTATTATATATTATTAATATTTTTATTTTAAAGTTTAATATTATGGTTTGATTGTTTTATTACTTTTCATTGAAAAATAAGAACCATAATTTTTAAATTTTTTCATTATTTAAAGTATATATGACTTTAAAATGTTTTTTAGTGTTAAATAACAAACATAATGTCCTTATGGATACTATTTATATGTTATTTACTAATTTAAAGCTTTTTAAACGCTATTAAATGAAAAGATTTTTATATGTCCGTATGATATTTGATTAATAAGTGATTAAATGGAGAATCCATTATGAAGCGCTTATTAACATTGTTTATAGTTATTCCATTGGTTGCATTACTTTTTTCTAATTTTACTGTTGCGGTAAATTTAAATCAAACATATACTTTTGATGAAGACTTCGATAATGGAACAATGACTGGATTAGAACATGAAACCACTCATAATCAATTGCAGATCTCTAATCCTCCTGCAACAATTCCATTTATCTGGGTTCCTAATAGTAATGAAGGGACAGTATCTAAAGTTGATACAAAAACTGGTAAAGAGTTAGGGCGGTATCGTGTTAGTCCATTTTCATATAGTTCTCCTTCCAGGACAACTGTTGACCTGCAAGGTAATTGCTGGGTTGCAAATAGACAAACAGGGACCGTGGTTAAAATTGGACTCTATGAAAATGGAGGATATATAGATAGGAACCTAAATGGAATTATAGAAACATCCATGGACTTAAACGACGATGGAATAATTGATGGGGATGAATTACTTCCATGGGGTTTGGATGAATGTGTCCTTTATGATATTATTTTGATTCCAGGCAAAGAAGGTACTTATATTCCAGGACAATACACAGAAGGTTATGCTAATGATTCTTCCAATCCAGGGCCAAGGGGAGTAGCAGTTGATGCTCAAAACAATATATGGGTCGGAACTTATGCAACAATGAAATTTTATTACATAAATGGTTCAAATGGACAAATTATTAAAGTTATAGATGTTTCATCAGTAAACCATAAATCTTATGGGGCTATAATCGATGAAAATGGAGTTATATGGTCTTCAGGGCATGATGGTAATAATGTTCTAAGATTAAATCCTGAAGATAATTCATTCTTTAAAATAAACATCCCACATTTTGTTTACGGGCTTGGAATAGATCGGCAAAACCATCTTTTTGTTTCAGGATGGACAGATTCTAAACTTACTCGAATAAACACATTAACCGGTGCAATAGAATGGACAATAAGCTGTCCAATACAATCTAGAGGAATTACAGTTACAGATGACGGGGATGTATGGGTTGCAAACTCACAGGCAGGCACTGTAAGCCGATATTCAAATGACGGGATCTTAAAAGCCACGATTAATGTTGGAAACAACCCAACGGGTTTATCGATGGATGCTGATGGCAAAGTATGGGTTGTTAATTATGGGGATGAATATATTCACAGAATTAATCCAGCTACAAATTCAATAGAACTATCAAAAAGAATTCCTGGCGGTCTTCATTATGGTTACAGTGATATGACTGGTGCTGTATCACGTACAATTACCACTAAACTTGGAACATGGACTGTAATTCACGATTCAGAAGTTAATAATGTGCCTTGGGGTACAGTTTCATGGAATAGTTTTGTACCGACAGGTACAGATTTAAATGTTAAGGTTCGAAGCTCCAATGATAAAATAAACTGGTCAATATGGGAAGAAGTGCAGAATGGAATTGAACTGAAATCAACAGCACCTGGAAGATATTTACAAATCTGGACTACTTTTCAAATTCTATCTGGCAAAAATTCACCAATTCTTTATGATTTAAAAGTAAAGGCAAATGTAGCAGATCTTTCAATCACAGCAACTACCAGCAACACCTTTCCAAGCATTGGAGATAGTATTAAAATAACTTTAACGGTAAAAAATAATGGACCATATGATGCTAATGGAGTTAAAACAACTTTTCAGATGCCTTCTGGACTAAAATATTTAAGTTCTTCTTCTAATTCATATAATTTATTAACTGGACAGTGGAATATAGGAAAACTCACAAGTGGCTCAACCATATCTTTAGAAATCACTGGTAAATTAGAAAATGCAGGGCTAATCAATAACATTGCAACAGTTTCAGGAAATCAAATTGACCAAAATATGACAAATAATAATGCAAATGTATTTTTAAATGTGTATCCCCGTCTTTGGATACCAGGAAATTCTAATAATCATGGAAATGAAAACCCTAATTCTGGTTATGATGTGAATTATCATGGTATTTCAGGTCAAACTAACCATGGTTCAAGTTATAGCCCTATATTTGATTTTTACATAAAAAGTCTTTCAGGAACCCTTAATCAATATTCTGGCGATAATATATTGTATGAAATTGATCAATTTATTTTAGATTCGATTGCTTTGAGTTTAGAGCCAAATTCTTTTTTAAAGGGTAATTCAGGATTTAATCCTTTCGGTAAAACTCCTTCACAAATACTTAATCATTATTTTGGTAAATATATGCCCTCTGAGCTTAAGGATAATTCTTTCTTTCTTGATATGATTGGTTGGGTGTATGGTTCAAATTCTTTACTTCAACACCTGACACGCTTTAATCCGTTTTCATTCAACAATTATGCTGGCAATAAAGCTTCAGAGGCAGCTCTAAAAGCATGGAAGACTGGTGACATATGGGACTTTTTTGATTATCCATTTTATCATTTTTACGGCTACGAAAATTTAAATAATATGTGGGGTGGAGAAAACATAAAGTGGTTTTTAGACAATTTCTTTGGAATAGATAATAATGGTAACATGTCTGTAGGATATTTCCTGCTTAATTTAGCTACTATTATTCCTATTGGAAGAGTAGCTTCAATTGGTGGTAAACTACTGGTTAGATTTTTACCAAAAGCTGCATATTTAATGAAAAGCCCGGCTGTGCAGTTTTTACTAAAAAATAGTGCTGTACAAACAATACTCAAGGGTGCCAAAAATTATTTGGTAGATCCTTTAGCAAAGTTGGGACAATCTGTTCTTCTAAAGCTACCAAAATATTTGCGTAACATAAAATTAAAAGATATAACAGAAGTAATTAAGAAAATCAGTGATATTATTAATCTGACACCTAAAACATGGATTGAAACAATTGTTAAGGGACTTTCTAAGTCTTCATGGATTTCTCGCAATGGTTCAAAACTTGTAACTACAGTTTTTGATAAATTAAAGCTGTGGAGAAAAGTATTACCTGAAGAAATTCCAACTATAATTGCTGATGGCATTAAACTAATCTGGCAAGGTGCAAAAGGAGGATTTAGTTCTCTTTTAAATATTTTTTCGGATATGACTCCTCTTGCAGTTAAAGAATGGGTGCATACTACTCCCTGGAGAATGAGAATATTCAGGGGACTTAAGAAATTAACCAGTACACATCTCTATAAAGATGTTCATGGGGTTGTTAGCCCTCTTATTAAGAAGAATGCAGCACTTCACAGCGTTTATAAGGCAGCCAAAAAAGTAAATGAAGAAATTAAGAAAATTCCAGAAACAGCTAAGATAGTGGTTAAGACTGCAGCTAATGTAATTAAAACTGTAGCAAAGACTGCTAAAACAGTAGCTAAGAAGGTAATCAGTAAAGTAACTAAAACTGTTAAAAAAGTTGCCAGTAAAGTATCTAAGGTCGTTAAAAAGGTTACGAAGGTTATTAAAAATGTATCAACAAAAATTGTAACTAAAGCTAAAAAAATAGTTAAAAAGGTTTCTAAAACTGTTAATAAAGCAATAAATACGGTTAAAAATACCATATCCTCTGGAGTAAACTGGATGAAAAGTAAAATAGGATGGTAGAATAAAAATATAAAAATATTAACTTATAGTAATGGTTAAATGAAATAAGGAGAAACAGCAATGGGATTAATTATATGGGACATCGAAGAAGAAAAGGAGAAAAACAGAAAAAGTGCAGAAAAAATATTAAAAAATTTTCCAAATGTTAAGGGCTTAAAAGAAGTTTTAGACGATGTCCAGTCTTTAATGGATTCAAACATTTATGAAAAGGTTTATGAAGCAAGTAATTTAGAGGAAGAGATTGGAGACTTTTCTCCACCATCTATAGAATATTTGTTGAATCATTACAGGCAGGATAGATACTCCTCTAAGGTTTTGAAGAATCCTTCACTTAACCTTTTCACTGATAATATTATTTTTTCGCATTACCTTGCAACCACCGGTACAATAGGTTTTGTTAATTATGTTTATAAAAAACGTAAATTATCTTTAAACGATTTAGACAAACAACATGCAGTACTCGAACGACTAATGTCCTTATTAGATGATTTTGATAAACCCCAGAACTTCCAACCTCCAACTGAGGAATTCTATGAAAAGCTTAAAAACATAGGATGGGATAAAAAAGGAAAAAAGCTCCATAAAAAAATGTATGATATATTATACCACCTTAATGATGTTAGATTTGGCGGATCAGGTACTTTTAGCAACGGTGAAAACTTTACACTGACATTTTTGGCAGCATGTAATGCCGTAAATCAAAATAGGGACAACATATCACCAGAAGATGTTGTAATGGCATATAAAACATTTTCAAAGCTTATAAATACGGATATAACTAAATTAGTGTGATTTTTATGAACTGGAGGAAATTCATTGCTGTAATTATGGGAATTTTAACCTTTGTTGGAGTTATTGTTTTAATTGGGATTGTTGTTCGCAGTTATTGGCCAGATTATTCACCAAGCGAACATCCAGTTGAAAGATTATTTATTTTATTTGCCTCTTTTTTTGTAGCTTCAACCGTATATAATCTAATAAATGGTGAAGAACAAGAAATTAAAGAGAAAAAGAAGGTTAGTGGTGAAAAAATATCTCAAAAACTTAAAGAGGTAAGAGAATAAAAAGAATTTAAATCATTTAAAGAGTAATTAAGGCCATGTCAAGATCTTCGGCACTTTAACACCCTTAAACTTCTCAGCCACATCATCTGGCCAGTTTTCAGTGTCAAATCCTTTCTGTGCAAGGAATCCGAACACCCATCGGGTTAGACCAATACCAGTACATCCTGTCCAAATTCTATGGTTGTGGGTTTCTTTTACTGAAAAACCTTCAACAAAGTGAGTTCCATGTATATTGGCTGAAACTACGGCAACACCTTTCTCTTGACCGGGCACGTTAAGCCGCATTTCTTTTTTAGGGATGTCAGGGAATTCTATGCCACGTTTTTCAACTTTTCTACCTTCAAGATAGAATGGATCGTCACCTACTTCGGTGTACCAGTCCAGTTCCATTTCATTGGCAATATCGTGGGAAATATCAACAGTTTCATCCCGTAGCTTCTCAGTTTGTTCTGGTGTTCCGAGCCATACAAGTTCTATTCGCTGGAATTCGTGCACGCGGTCAAGTCCTTTTGCTCCTCCAGCTTCCCAGCGGTATGTCCACCCGCTTCTATCAAAGAATTTGATTGGTAGATCTTTTTCATCAACTACTTGGTGGCTTAGAAACTCGTAGAATGGTTCGCATTGTGCTGGCGCCAGAACATAGGAAGGGTCCTTTAAACCTTCTTTTAGAAGTTCGATGGGGACTTCGCGTTTGATTGTGAGTTCGTCACGGAATTTATCAAATAGTAATGGGTCTCTACGTGGTGCTGAGCAGTAGTACATCCCTTCTGGGAGTCCTTCCATGTATTTCATCCTTTCCATCACTGGGATTGGAATTAGTTTTGGGAAAAGGCATTCGTCAAAGTCGAGCTTTTGGATGAGCTTTTCCACAAAAATTTCCTCTAATGCGCGCTGCAGTGCAACTAAAGGGGGTGCGTAGAACCACTGTCCTCTTCCAGAGAATTTTTTAACCCATCCAAGCTTAGCAGCTTCTTCTGTAGGGTCTCCTTCAAAGAAATACTTCTGCATGCAGCTTTTTTCCAAAATTGTCCCCGGTTCTACCTTTGTAACCTGCTTGGTGAGTATATCTGAAGGCCCGCACTCTGCTTCGGGAATATGGGTAGCAACTTCGCTTGTTACATGTTTAATGACTCTGTCGATAACGTGTTTTCTTAAATCTCCTTCTTCTAACCCTTTAAATTCAAGGATTATTCTATCATCTTTGATCTCAAAATTTTCCACATAGGGCACGTCTTTTAGTTCTACCCTTTCATCTGTAGGTACTTCGATTTTATAATCGGTTACAAGTATTTTTCGTACACCTAAACGGTATTTTTTACCTAAAAGCTGTGTCAATGGTTTTTTTATCCTTAATATTGCGTCATGGGCACGTCCCCGTCTTCCTGACACTATTTCAACTTTTAGAGTATCTCCTTTTAAATTCCAGTCTGTGATTTTGGAAGCATCCTGTTCTTGGTCTTCTGGAACTCCTTTCAGAAATATTTCCTCGTTTGCTTCATCTATAAACTTTTTAATATCTTCTTCTGCATCACTTGCATCTTTACTAAACGTAATTTCTCCTTTAAGTGTGAATTTCATTTCTTCACCTTCTAATTTATGTAATAAAATTTATTCTTTATTATTTGTAAAATCTATAATTTTTTCAGCCATCATCTCACAAAATAGAATATCATCTACTGTTGCAAGAGTTGTTCGAAGCGATCTCGACTCTAATTTACATATTAAGTTATTATCTTCAATATGGGATCTGATAGAATCAGTATTATCTGGTTTAATTGATGCCAATGCAACTTCTGCTTCTTTTTTGGTCTTATATTCAAAGATAATTGTGGATTCGACTTCCATAATATTTAGTCCTAATTTTAACTTAAAATATTTTCTGCAATTTTTTCTATTGATTTAAATGCAGCAGAATCTGGATAATCAACAAGAGGTTTTCCTTCCATATCAGCTAATATGACCTTTTCATCCCGTGGAATGATTCCTATAACTTCAAGGCCCATTTCCTTCAGTTTGGATGTGACAAAATTTTCTTCAGTTTTATTGGATGCTTTGTTTATTACACATGCAATTTTAGGGATGCCAATATCTGCAGCAAGCCTTTTTATGCGTTCTGCAGTTTCAAGGGATTTGAGCCCGGGTTCTACAACTATGATCATAAGATCAACAGCTTCTGCAGTTTTTCTTCCCAGATGCTCCACTCCGGCTTCCATGTCCAGAATAACGATTTCGTCTTTTTTAAGGATTAAGTTCCGCATAAGTGCTTTAAGAAGGACAGAGGCAGGACAGACGCATCCTTCACCCCCTTTATCAACAGTACCCATTACAAGAAGCTTTAAATTCCCTTCTTCATCGTAACTTATGGCTAATGATTCTGGAAGATCGCTGATTTTTGGATTCATTTTAAAAACTTCTCCAAATGATGATCCCGGCTCTGCACCGGTTCTTTCTTTTATCAGGTCTTTCATATTTGAAATAGGGGTGATTGGCTCATTTATACCAAGACTTGATGCGAGGTTCATATCGGGATCTGCATCAATAGCGAATACTTTATAACGTTGTGACAATATACATGCTAATGTTCCAGAAAGGGTTGTTTTACCGACCCCTCCTTTTCCAGTTATGGCAATTTTCATAACTTCCACCTATTGTATAATCATATTACAAATGAAATAGTTACTATTTCTCATGATTTTGTATTAATGTTTGTATATATAGAAAGGAAGGTTTATTAACTTATAGACTCAAAAATTTATACAGGAGGATTATTAATGACTAGAGCATACACAAGAAAAGAATACATAAGAAAAATTCCTGGTTCCAGGATAGTTCAGTATGATATGGGGAACCTTTCAGGAGATTTCCCTTTAACAGTAAGTCTTGCCTTAAAAAAGCCAGCACAGTTATCACATAACTCACTGGAGGCGGCAAGGATTGCTACAAACAGATATATGCAACGAAGGGCAGGTAGGATGGGTTACCATCTTAAAATAAGGGTTTATCCTCATCATATTGTAAGAGAAAATCCAATGGCAACGGGTGCGGGTGCTGACAGGGTACAGGACGGAATGAGAAAAGCATTCGGAAAACCTGTAAGTTCTGTTGCAATTGTAAAGGCAGATCAAAGGGTTTTAACAATAAGGACCAATAAAAGAAACTTTAATGATGCAAAAACAGCTTTAAAGAGAGCATCTATGAAATTTCCAGTCCCATGCAGGATCGTTG includes:
- the serS gene encoding serine--tRNA ligase — protein: MKFTLKGEITFSKDASDAEEDIKKFIDEANEEIFLKGVPEDQEQDASKITDWNLKGDTLKVEIVSGRRGRAHDAILRIKKPLTQLLGKKYRLGVRKILVTDYKIEVPTDERVELKDVPYVENFEIKDDRIILEFKGLEEGDLRKHVIDRVIKHVTSEVATHIPEAECGPSDILTKQVTKVEPGTILEKSCMQKYFFEGDPTEEAAKLGWVKKFSGRGQWFYAPPLVALQRALEEIFVEKLIQKLDFDECLFPKLIPIPVMERMKYMEGLPEGMYYCSAPRRDPLLFDKFRDELTIKREVPIELLKEGLKDPSYVLAPAQCEPFYEFLSHQVVDEKDLPIKFFDRSGWTYRWEAGGAKGLDRVHEFQRIELVWLGTPEQTEKLRDETVDISHDIANEMELDWYTEVGDDPFYLEGRKVEKRGIEFPDIPKKEMRLNVPGQEKGVAVVSANIHGTHFVEGFSVKETHNHRIWTGCTGIGLTRWVFGFLAQKGFDTENWPDDVAEKFKGVKVPKILTWP
- a CDS encoding KEOPS complex subunit Pcc1, encoding MEVESTIIFEYKTKKEAEVALASIKPDNTDSIRSHIEDNNLICKLESRSLRTTLATVDDILFCEMMAEKIIDFTNNKE
- a CDS encoding AAA family ATPase; translation: MKIAITGKGGVGKTTLSGTLACILSQRYKVFAIDADPDMNLASSLGINEPITPISNMKDLIKERTGAEPGSSFGEVFKMNPKISDLPESLAISYDEEGNLKLLVMGTVDKGGEGCVCPASVLLKALMRNLILKKDEIVILDMEAGVEHLGRKTAEAVDLMIIVVEPGLKSLETAERIKRLAADIGIPKIACVINKASNKTEENFVTSKLKEMGLEVIGIIPRDEKVILADMEGKPLVDYPDSAAFKSIEKIAENILS
- the rplJ gene encoding 50S ribosomal protein L16; translation: MTRAYTRKEYIRKIPGSRIVQYDMGNLSGDFPLTVSLALKKPAQLSHNSLEAARIATNRYMQRRAGRMGYHLKIRVYPHHIVRENPMATGAGADRVQDGMRKAFGKPVSSVAIVKADQRVLTIRTNKRNFNDAKTALKRASMKFPVPCRIVVDKGEELIK